In Treponema denticola, one genomic interval encodes:
- a CDS encoding 2-hydroxyacyl-CoA dehydratase has product MNRETVLRLGIDVGSTTVKVVVLEDNGTILFSKYQRHRADIRTTIISVCELAVEAVEKKYGEDVDLSLIVTGSGGLAVSHWLNIPFIQEVVASTAAVRKIIPQTDVIIELGGEDAKITYFEHANIEQRMNGTCAGGTGSFIDQMAALLETDALGLNELAKNAQTIYPIAARCGVFAKTDVQPLINEGAKREDIAASIFQAVVSQTISGLACGKPIRGKVAFLGGPLHFLDQLRHRFIETLKLKDDEIITPENSELFVAMGAALSAAGGLNMSTVSSSPFKPAVPLDLKKAQFKTSLKKEENKAPLIFEEEPAAKPHFIKLSQFKKDIYKIASSEMPEVQRLPPLFKNEEELESFRIRHAKETAPSADIFGASGPLFLGLDAGSTTTKAVLIDGDGKILWRFYDVNAGNPVELAVRVLKDLYKMLPPKAFIARSVSTGYGESLFQAALGVDSGEVETIAHYRAAEFFLPGVDFLLDIGGQDMKCLRMKNGAISSIQLNEACSSGCGSFLDNFARSLGMSINEFATKALLAEKPVDLGTRCTVFMNSRVKQAQKEGASVGDISSGLSYSVIKNALFKVIKLRDASEVGSKVIVQGGTFNNDAVLRAFELVSGREAVRPDVAGLMGAYGAALIAKDQWHDLQEENLSEETIRSNIADMEGLENFKVKLDLLRCPKCPNNCLLTVNTFDISGVKRRFITGNRCERGAELDKNSGVEECSSPASIKDKENVNKKDIPNLFDWKYKRLFKYKPIPKNDAPRGEIGIPRVLNMYENYPFWFTFFTDLGFSVRISPRSTRGTYEMGLESIPSESVCYPAKIAHGHIEALLKLGVKNIFYPCIPYEKKEDEGAGNHYNCPIVTSYPEVLKNNIDVLRQDANIIYLNPFLPYYDKYRLIDRLYQELGSKLSISFEEIRDAVNSAWEEENNFKKETEEKGEEALRLIKEKNLKGIVLAGRPYHIDPEINHGIPEMLNGLGLAVLTEDSVAHLGKIERPLRVVDQWSYHNRLYRAGNFTSTQDDLEFIQLTSFGCGLDAVTADQVQEIIESKGKMYTLIKIDEGSNLGAVRIRVRSLLAAVKERKRSKLILSKKSAAYDRIVFPKEMEKRYTILAPQMSPIHFDLIGAAISHSGYNLEILTEINQNAVEYGLKYINNDACYPAIIVAGQMIAALKSGRYDLRTTALAITQTGGGCRATNYIGFIRRALIDAGLGFVPVIGISAQSIEKNPGFKLKLPVLHRVAQAMCLGDLLMRVLYRTRPYEKVPGSANEIYKKYAVLIKDALKKMSAGKYREIINGIVHEFDNLPLKNIRKPRVGVVGEILVKFHPAANNDIFSTIEREGAECVVPDLLDFFLYSSATGIYKNTYLDNSLKKRFISKATIWVMERYRKPIKKALNKSRRFTSPESIYRLADSVDGILQLGNVTGEGWFLTAEMIELIHSGVSNIACVQPFACLPNHVTGKGMIKELRRRYPEANISAIDFDPGASEVNQLNRLKLLLANAKPGLHPDETKKF; this is encoded by the coding sequence ATGAATAGAGAGACTGTGCTGCGCTTAGGAATAGATGTCGGTTCTACAACCGTAAAAGTTGTTGTCTTAGAGGATAACGGAACAATACTTTTCAGTAAATATCAAAGGCACAGGGCCGATATAAGAACGACTATTATATCAGTGTGCGAACTTGCTGTTGAAGCTGTCGAAAAAAAATACGGCGAAGATGTAGATCTCTCTCTCATTGTAACCGGATCGGGAGGCCTTGCCGTATCGCACTGGCTTAACATTCCCTTTATCCAAGAAGTAGTAGCATCTACCGCGGCTGTCCGTAAGATAATTCCTCAAACCGATGTTATTATAGAGCTCGGCGGTGAGGATGCGAAGATTACTTATTTTGAGCACGCGAATATCGAACAAAGAATGAACGGCACCTGTGCAGGCGGTACGGGCTCCTTTATAGACCAGATGGCAGCCCTCTTGGAAACCGATGCTCTTGGTTTAAATGAGCTTGCAAAAAATGCTCAAACCATTTATCCGATAGCCGCCCGCTGCGGGGTCTTTGCTAAAACCGATGTTCAGCCCCTTATAAACGAGGGCGCAAAAAGAGAGGACATAGCAGCAAGTATCTTTCAAGCTGTTGTAAGCCAAACTATTTCGGGCCTTGCCTGCGGTAAGCCCATCCGCGGAAAGGTAGCCTTTTTAGGAGGCCCCTTACACTTTTTAGATCAGCTAAGGCACAGGTTTATCGAAACCTTAAAGCTTAAAGATGACGAAATTATCACGCCTGAAAATTCCGAGCTTTTTGTAGCCATGGGGGCTGCCCTAAGTGCTGCAGGAGGCCTTAATATGTCTACAGTATCAAGCTCTCCCTTTAAGCCGGCAGTTCCATTGGATCTAAAAAAGGCTCAATTTAAAACATCCTTAAAAAAAGAAGAAAACAAAGCGCCTCTTATTTTTGAAGAAGAGCCTGCGGCTAAACCTCATTTTATAAAGCTTTCTCAATTTAAAAAAGATATTTATAAGATAGCATCTTCTGAGATGCCTGAGGTTCAGCGTCTTCCTCCTCTTTTTAAAAACGAAGAAGAACTTGAAAGTTTTAGAATAAGGCACGCAAAGGAGACGGCTCCCTCAGCCGATATTTTCGGTGCTTCAGGCCCCTTATTTTTAGGGCTTGATGCAGGCTCAACTACAACCAAGGCCGTTTTAATCGATGGGGACGGAAAAATCCTCTGGCGTTTTTATGATGTAAATGCAGGAAATCCCGTCGAGCTTGCAGTAAGGGTTTTAAAAGATCTGTACAAGATGCTCCCTCCAAAGGCATTTATAGCCCGATCGGTTTCTACCGGATATGGGGAAAGCCTTTTTCAGGCAGCTTTGGGTGTAGATTCAGGAGAGGTTGAAACAATAGCACACTACCGTGCCGCCGAATTCTTTTTACCCGGAGTGGATTTTCTTTTGGATATAGGCGGACAGGATATGAAATGCCTCCGCATGAAAAACGGAGCGATAAGCTCTATTCAGCTAAATGAGGCCTGCTCCTCAGGCTGCGGAAGCTTTTTGGACAATTTTGCCCGCTCCCTCGGAATGAGCATAAACGAATTTGCAACCAAAGCCCTTCTTGCCGAAAAACCTGTAGACCTCGGTACAAGGTGTACGGTCTTTATGAATAGCCGCGTTAAGCAGGCTCAAAAAGAAGGAGCCTCCGTAGGAGATATTTCTTCAGGCCTTTCATATTCCGTTATAAAAAATGCCCTTTTTAAGGTTATTAAATTGCGCGATGCCTCCGAGGTAGGAAGCAAGGTAATAGTGCAGGGTGGAACATTTAATAATGATGCGGTTTTGCGTGCCTTTGAGCTTGTTTCAGGTAGAGAGGCTGTCCGCCCCGATGTTGCAGGGCTTATGGGGGCTTACGGAGCTGCCCTCATTGCAAAAGACCAATGGCATGACCTTCAAGAAGAAAATCTTTCCGAAGAAACAATAAGATCGAACATTGCAGATATGGAAGGCTTGGAAAATTTTAAGGTAAAGCTTGACTTATTACGCTGTCCTAAATGCCCCAATAACTGCCTCTTGACGGTAAATACCTTCGACATATCCGGAGTAAAACGCCGTTTTATCACGGGAAACAGGTGTGAAAGGGGGGCTGAGCTTGATAAAAACAGCGGAGTTGAAGAATGTTCATCCCCTGCTTCCATTAAAGATAAAGAAAATGTAAATAAAAAAGATATTCCGAATTTATTTGACTGGAAATATAAGAGGCTTTTTAAATATAAGCCAATTCCTAAAAATGATGCACCCAGAGGAGAAATAGGAATTCCAAGGGTTTTAAATATGTATGAAAACTATCCGTTCTGGTTTACATTTTTTACGGATCTTGGTTTTTCGGTTAGAATTTCTCCGCGCTCCACACGGGGAACTTATGAGATGGGGCTTGAGTCAATCCCTTCCGAATCGGTGTGCTATCCTGCAAAGATTGCTCACGGCCATATCGAAGCCCTATTAAAGTTAGGAGTAAAAAATATTTTCTACCCCTGTATTCCATACGAAAAAAAAGAGGATGAGGGAGCCGGAAATCATTATAACTGTCCCATCGTTACAAGTTATCCCGAGGTCTTAAAAAACAATATTGATGTTCTCAGGCAGGACGCGAATATAATTTATCTAAATCCCTTTTTACCCTATTACGATAAATACCGTTTAATTGACCGGCTTTATCAAGAATTGGGTTCAAAGCTTTCGATAAGTTTTGAAGAGATAAGGGATGCCGTTAATTCCGCTTGGGAAGAAGAAAATAATTTTAAAAAAGAAACGGAAGAAAAAGGCGAAGAAGCCTTACGCTTAATCAAGGAAAAAAATCTAAAGGGTATTGTGCTTGCAGGCCGCCCCTATCATATTGACCCTGAAATTAACCACGGCATCCCTGAGATGCTCAACGGCCTAGGCCTTGCTGTTTTAACCGAGGATTCCGTAGCTCATTTAGGAAAAATAGAACGCCCCTTGCGTGTTGTAGATCAATGGAGCTATCACAACCGCTTATACAGAGCGGGAAATTTTACCTCAACTCAAGATGACTTGGAATTTATACAGCTTACCAGTTTCGGATGCGGCTTGGATGCGGTAACAGCCGATCAAGTACAGGAAATAATAGAATCCAAGGGAAAAATGTACACCCTTATAAAAATAGATGAGGGCTCGAATCTGGGGGCTGTAAGGATAAGGGTAAGAAGCCTTTTAGCTGCCGTTAAGGAAAGGAAAAGAAGTAAGCTCATTTTAAGCAAAAAATCGGCAGCCTATGACAGGATAGTTTTTCCAAAAGAGATGGAAAAGCGGTATACGATCTTAGCACCTCAAATGTCTCCCATTCATTTTGACCTTATAGGGGCAGCTATATCTCATTCCGGCTATAACCTTGAAATTCTTACCGAGATCAATCAAAACGCCGTCGAATACGGCTTAAAATATATAAATAATGATGCCTGCTATCCTGCAATCATAGTTGCAGGCCAGATGATAGCAGCTCTAAAGTCCGGCCGCTATGATTTACGCACTACGGCCTTAGCCATAACCCAGACCGGAGGCGGCTGCCGTGCAACAAACTATATAGGCTTTATAAGGCGTGCCCTCATAGATGCAGGCTTGGGCTTTGTTCCGGTAATAGGTATCAGTGCCCAGTCCATCGAAAAAAACCCCGGCTTTAAATTAAAGCTTCCTGTTTTGCACAGGGTCGCTCAAGCTATGTGCCTCGGCGACCTTTTAATGAGGGTGCTTTACCGTACGCGTCCCTACGAAAAAGTTCCCGGTTCTGCAAACGAAATATATAAAAAATACGCCGTTCTTATCAAGGATGCTCTAAAAAAAATGTCGGCCGGAAAATATAGGGAAATCATAAACGGCATTGTACATGAGTTCGATAATCTACCCTTAAAAAATATCAGAAAACCTAGGGTCGGTGTAGTAGGGGAAATATTGGTTAAATTCCACCCTGCCGCAAATAACGATATTTTCAGTACCATTGAAAGGGAAGGGGCTGAATGTGTTGTTCCCGATCTTTTAGATTTTTTCCTTTATTCTTCAGCTACAGGGATATATAAAAACACATATCTTGATAATTCCTTAAAAAAGAGGTTTATTTCTAAGGCAACTATTTGGGTAATGGAAAGATATAGAAAACCTATAAAAAAAGCCTTAAACAAGAGCAGGCGTTTTACTTCTCCTGAGAGCATATACAGATTAGCCGATTCGGTTGACGGAATTTTACAGCTTGGAAATGTTACCGGAGAGGGCTGGTTTTTAACTGCCGAAATGATAGAGCTCATTCATTCGGGTGTGTCAAACATCGCCTGTGTTCAGCCCTTTGCCTGTCTTCCAAATCATGTAACAGGAAAAGGAATGATAAAGGAATTACGGCGCCGTTATCCGGAGGCAAATATTTCGGCTATCGACTTTGACCCCGGCGCCAGCGAAGTAAACCAGCTAAACCGTTTAAAACTTCTCCTAGCGAATGCAAAACCCGGTCTACACCCCGATGAGACAAAAAAGTTTTAA
- a CDS encoding M81 family metallopeptidase produces MKRILVGCINHESNSFNPIITGIEDFVIFRGEEVLTKGLKPYYSSTGIIETIQKWGWEVVPAVVARAVPNGLVDYNLYTELKKDFLAYIDKALLDAPIDGICLGLHGSLKVQNIGPAEGDLLKAIREKLPRIPLTTALDMHATVTDDMIRYCNGIVGYKTAPHIDCYETGVHAAELLKKALDSSNKLCIGRVKIPMLVAGEKSETAAEPMKSLIASCVEAEKEKDLLAASVLLGFPWADSKDNGVTIVTTALNDQGLADRTALKIAKEFWAERHNFKFKVEHYDSFTSIKTAIESVMQNKEGPVFVSDSGDNPTAGSTGDSTECFEALLKQKEALKALPTKVLYSGFFDKAAVEKCFEAGEGASLEITIGGTWDKINGKKIPCSVRVLKLVENYGVYNSRLALVEMGDIRIVLTSNHIGFGDEELLPALDVKAEDYCIVIVKLGYLEPCFQSIAKRAILAESKGCSNEVLETLDYPQTPRPIYPLDKDMDIKL; encoded by the coding sequence ATGAAGCGAATTTTAGTAGGATGCATAAATCACGAGTCGAACAGCTTTAACCCCATTATTACGGGGATTGAAGACTTTGTTATTTTTAGAGGAGAAGAGGTTTTAACAAAGGGCTTAAAGCCCTATTATTCTTCTACGGGAATTATTGAAACCATTCAAAAATGGGGCTGGGAGGTAGTACCTGCCGTAGTTGCAAGAGCTGTGCCGAACGGCTTGGTTGATTATAATCTATACACCGAACTTAAAAAAGATTTTTTAGCTTATATAGATAAGGCTCTTTTGGATGCTCCGATTGACGGCATCTGTCTAGGTCTTCACGGTTCATTAAAGGTTCAAAACATAGGGCCTGCAGAAGGAGATCTTTTAAAGGCTATCCGTGAAAAACTTCCCCGTATTCCTTTAACGACAGCCCTCGACATGCATGCTACGGTAACCGATGATATGATTAGGTATTGTAACGGCATTGTAGGCTATAAAACAGCACCCCATATTGACTGCTATGAAACTGGAGTTCATGCAGCTGAGCTTTTAAAAAAGGCTTTGGACTCTTCAAATAAGCTTTGTATAGGAAGGGTAAAAATCCCAATGTTGGTAGCAGGCGAAAAAAGTGAAACTGCTGCAGAGCCTATGAAAAGCTTAATAGCTTCATGCGTTGAGGCAGAAAAAGAAAAAGACTTACTTGCTGCCTCAGTTCTTTTGGGCTTCCCTTGGGCAGACAGCAAGGATAACGGCGTAACCATAGTAACGACGGCCTTAAACGATCAAGGCCTTGCAGATAGGACTGCCTTAAAAATAGCTAAGGAATTTTGGGCCGAACGTCATAATTTTAAATTTAAGGTAGAGCATTATGATTCCTTTACTTCAATAAAAACCGCTATAGAATCGGTAATGCAAAATAAAGAAGGTCCTGTTTTTGTCTCGGATTCGGGGGATAATCCTACAGCCGGTTCTACCGGAGATTCTACAGAGTGCTTCGAAGCTCTTTTAAAACAAAAAGAAGCTTTAAAAGCTCTTCCCACAAAGGTGCTCTATTCGGGATTTTTCGATAAGGCTGCCGTTGAAAAATGCTTTGAGGCTGGGGAGGGAGCTTCCCTGGAAATAACTATAGGCGGAACATGGGATAAAATTAACGGAAAAAAGATTCCTTGCTCCGTAAGGGTCTTAAAACTTGTAGAAAACTACGGCGTTTATAATTCCCGTTTAGCCCTTGTTGAAATGGGAGATATAAGAATAGTTTTAACCTCAAATCACATAGGTTTTGGAGACGAAGAGCTTTTGCCTGCCCTAGATGTAAAAGCAGAGGATTATTGTATAGTTATCGTAAAGCTGGGCTATTTGGAGCCCTGTTTTCAGAGTATAGCAAAGAGGGCAATATTGGCGGAATCTAAGGGCTGTTCAAATGAGGTCTTGGAAACTTTAGACTATCCTCAAACTCCACGCCCAATATATCCATTGGATAAGGACATGGATATAAAACTATAA
- the gpmA gene encoding 2,3-diphosphoglycerate-dependent phosphoglycerate mutase translates to MKLVLVRHGESEWNKLNLFTGWTDVDLSEKGVEEAKEGGAYLKKEGFDFDICYTSYLKRAIHTLNYILNELDREWLPVIKTWKLNERHYGGLQGLNKAETAEKYGEDQVKIWRRSFDIAPPVLEEGDKRCPYLQEQYRGIEKSELPLTESLKDTIARAVPFFEKTIKPQMLEGKRILITAHGNSLRALVKYFENLSDEEIISVNIPTGVPLVYEFDKNFKVLSKRYLGDQEKINAKINAVANQGKKK, encoded by the coding sequence ATGAAATTGGTTTTGGTCAGACATGGTGAAAGTGAATGGAATAAGCTTAATTTATTTACAGGCTGGACGGATGTCGATTTAAGCGAAAAAGGTGTAGAAGAAGCAAAAGAAGGCGGAGCCTATTTAAAAAAAGAAGGTTTTGACTTCGATATTTGCTATACTTCCTATCTAAAACGGGCAATTCATACCCTCAATTATATTTTAAACGAGCTGGATAGGGAATGGCTTCCCGTTATAAAAACTTGGAAGCTGAATGAAAGGCATTACGGGGGCTTGCAGGGCCTAAACAAGGCGGAAACGGCCGAAAAATACGGAGAAGATCAGGTAAAAATTTGGCGCCGTTCCTTTGATATTGCTCCTCCCGTTTTGGAAGAAGGAGATAAGCGCTGTCCCTATTTACAGGAACAATACAGGGGTATTGAAAAATCAGAGCTCCCCTTGACCGAAAGTTTAAAAGATACCATAGCCAGAGCCGTTCCTTTTTTTGAAAAGACCATAAAACCTCAAATGCTCGAAGGAAAAAGGATTCTTATCACTGCCCACGGTAATTCCCTCAGAGCCTTGGTTAAATATTTTGAAAATTTAAGCGATGAAGAAATAATTTCGGTAAATATTCCGACCGGCGTTCCATTGGTTTACGAATTCGATAAAAATTTTAAGGTTCTTAGTAAACGCTATCTTGGAGATCAAGAAAAAATCAATGCAAAAATAAATGCAGTTGCAAATCAAGGAAAAAAGAAATAA
- a CDS encoding metallophosphoesterase family protein, whose product MIKKIKLLVYIIFVCFVLISCGHGLSEFLYRPNSVSDRSTKIVDLAPPHTLPASKKFTCVIFTDIHFGADRRRYDKEFIDWLKDKKASNKFPSFIISMGDIVEHGKEEEYKQYVSFVADIKKIQDVPVYTALGNHDLHNSGWRHWKKYIYPHVPYYRFKTNEFSWYFIDSGDGMLGEPQLRNLVEEMKADPNPKFVFSHYAIYGGGIPYFVMLNTKERAVLIDTFSRNNVKVFFAGHYHPGMLIYSYGTFSELVVRSILKSSSWVELSIDETNSSFLVKEYK is encoded by the coding sequence ATGATAAAAAAAATAAAGCTGCTTGTTTATATAATTTTTGTATGTTTCGTTCTTATTTCTTGCGGACATGGTTTAAGTGAGTTTTTGTACAGACCTAATAGTGTTTCAGACAGAAGTACAAAGATAGTAGATTTGGCCCCCCCCCATACATTGCCTGCTTCAAAAAAATTTACATGTGTAATATTTACAGATATTCACTTTGGTGCCGATAGAAGACGCTATGATAAAGAATTTATTGACTGGTTGAAAGATAAAAAAGCTTCAAATAAATTTCCTTCTTTTATTATTTCAATGGGAGATATTGTTGAGCATGGAAAAGAAGAAGAGTATAAACAATATGTTTCTTTTGTAGCAGATATAAAAAAAATACAGGATGTTCCCGTATATACAGCCCTCGGAAATCATGACCTTCATAATTCCGGATGGCGACATTGGAAAAAATATATTTATCCCCATGTACCTTATTACCGCTTTAAAACTAACGAATTTTCATGGTACTTTATTGATTCAGGGGATGGAATGTTGGGAGAGCCTCAGCTAAGAAATCTTGTAGAAGAAATGAAAGCTGATCCGAATCCTAAATTCGTATTTTCTCATTATGCAATTTATGGAGGAGGTATTCCATATTTTGTTATGTTAAATACAAAAGAACGGGCAGTTTTGATTGATACCTTCTCAAGAAATAATGTAAAAGTCTTTTTTGCCGGCCACTATCATCCGGGAATGCTTATTTATAGCTATGGCACATTTTCGGAGTTAGTTGTAAGAAGTATTTTAAAATCTTCATCATGGGTTGAGCTTTCCATAGATGAAACTAATTCTTCCTTTTTAGTTAAAGAATATAAGTAA
- a CDS encoding NADase-type glycan-binding domain-containing protein, producing the protein MLLKTKIDLLKKSLFLCLFLIVGSFAIGQNFDLAGFGYTDTVPCPYFIEFQKGNEIEISWYNANQKRVKKIYTYKKKYIGRFPLFELNADMPDDLYAGLNPESKNYYGNKFMLLTGLAKKALGENKDGIVGLGMLPTRKGKKASDFFSDFPMGGTGETPYFYYENVSSHLVEKSKEGKREYKIENLSIMEQDTPWVEGVDGWGIGESFVIKTWNDTSDKYILLMNGYISASNPKLYDENGRIKKILVEGVISGKKKEFTVKDTPHPQTVDISFLPEQEDVKITILDVYKGTKYEDTAIHFMILWRTEVIPYE; encoded by the coding sequence ATGCTTTTAAAAACTAAGATCGATTTATTAAAAAAAAGCTTATTTTTATGTCTTTTTTTAATCGTGGGTAGTTTTGCAATAGGGCAAAACTTTGATTTGGCAGGATTCGGATATACGGATACGGTACCATGCCCCTATTTTATCGAATTCCAAAAAGGAAACGAGATTGAAATAAGCTGGTATAATGCAAATCAGAAAAGAGTAAAAAAAATCTATACTTACAAAAAAAAGTATATAGGCCGCTTTCCTCTATTTGAATTGAATGCCGATATGCCCGATGACCTATATGCAGGACTTAATCCCGAATCAAAAAACTATTACGGAAATAAATTTATGCTTTTAACGGGTTTGGCAAAAAAAGCTTTGGGAGAAAATAAAGACGGTATTGTAGGCCTCGGTATGCTGCCTACACGCAAGGGTAAAAAAGCTTCAGACTTCTTTTCTGATTTTCCCATGGGAGGAACAGGAGAAACACCTTATTTTTACTATGAAAATGTAAGTTCTCATCTTGTGGAAAAATCAAAAGAAGGGAAAAGAGAATATAAAATAGAAAATTTATCGATCATGGAACAAGACACTCCTTGGGTAGAAGGTGTAGACGGCTGGGGTATAGGAGAGTCCTTTGTTATAAAAACATGGAATGACACCAGTGACAAATACATACTCTTAATGAACGGTTATATTTCAGCTTCAAATCCTAAACTTTATGATGAAAACGGAAGGATTAAAAAGATATTGGTTGAGGGTGTTATAAGCGGTAAGAAAAAAGAGTTCACCGTAAAGGATACGCCCCATCCTCAAACTGTAGACATAAGTTTTTTACCCGAACAAGAAGATGTTAAGATTACCATATTGGATGTGTACAAGGGTACAAAATACGAGGACACAGCCATTCATTTTATGATTTTGTGGAGAACCGAAGTTATCCCTTACGAATAA
- a CDS encoding NADase-type glycan-binding domain-containing protein gives MLLKTKIGLFKKSLFLCLFLIMGSFAIGQNFDLAGFGYTDGPPVSYFIEFQKGNKLEISWYNAKEEKVKKLYTYKKKYIGRFPLFELDADMPDDLYANLDPQSKEYLGNKFMLLTGLAKKAWGENEDAVIGLGMLPASKGKKASDFFSNFPMGGTGETPYFYYENVSSYLVEGKREYRIENLCDMREDTPWVEGVEGWGIGESFVIKTWKSSNDKYILLMNGYISASNPKLYDENGRIKKISVEGLTSGKKKEFTVKDTPHPQTVDISFLPEQEDVKITILDVYKGTKYEDSAIHFMILWRTEVIPYE, from the coding sequence ATGCTTTTAAAAACTAAGATCGGTTTATTTAAAAAAAGCTTATTTTTATGTCTTTTTTTAATTATGGGTAGTTTTGCAATAGGACAAAACTTTGATTTGGCAGGCTTCGGATATACTGACGGACCTCCAGTCTCTTATTTTATCGAATTTCAAAAAGGAAACAAGCTCGAAATAAGCTGGTATAATGCAAAAGAAGAAAAGGTAAAAAAGCTCTATACTTACAAAAAAAAGTACATAGGTAGGTTTCCCTTATTTGAATTGGATGCCGATATGCCCGATGACCTATATGCAAACCTTGATCCTCAATCAAAAGAATATTTAGGCAATAAATTTATGCTTTTAACGGGTTTGGCAAAAAAAGCTTGGGGAGAAAACGAGGATGCCGTTATAGGCCTAGGTATGTTGCCTGCAAGCAAGGGTAAAAAAGCTTCAGACTTTTTTTCTAATTTTCCCATGGGAGGAACAGGAGAAACACCTTATTTTTACTATGAAAATGTAAGTTCTTATCTTGTCGAAGGAAAACGAGAGTACAGAATAGAAAATCTATGCGACATGAGAGAAGACACCCCTTGGGTAGAAGGTGTAGAGGGCTGGGGCATAGGAGAGTCCTTTGTTATAAAAACATGGAAGAGCAGTAATGATAAATACATACTCTTGATGAACGGTTATATTTCCGCTTCAAATCCTAAACTTTACGATGAAAACGGAAGAATAAAAAAAATATCGGTTGAGGGCCTTACAAGCGGCAAGAAAAAAGAGTTCACCGTAAAGGATACACCCCACCCGCAAACTGTGGACATAAGTTTTTTACCCGAACAAGAAGATGTTAAGATTACCATATTGGATGTGTATAAGGGTACAAAATACGAGGACTCTGCTATTCATTTTATGATTTTGTGGAGAACCGAGGTTATTCCTTACGAATAA
- a CDS encoding CinA family protein encodes MIDVELIKRVFFILKEKDIKLITCESLTGGLISSEFTKIPGTSEVFWGGYVVYTPQAKINLLNVNPETLKNFGLVSVQTVEEMNLGAVKNFLKASSKSISVVSIAVSGAAGPSSLEGKPPGTVCISSAFFNSKNFDLKILDNFKKDSLIFKTSSYEFLGSRDEVREETLNKAFEHILSLTKNYG; translated from the coding sequence GTGATTGATGTTGAGCTTATAAAGCGAGTCTTTTTTATTCTAAAGGAAAAAGATATTAAACTTATAACATGCGAGTCTTTGACCGGAGGTTTAATATCTTCGGAGTTTACAAAAATTCCTGGTACTTCGGAAGTGTTTTGGGGCGGTTATGTTGTGTACACGCCTCAGGCAAAAATTAACCTCCTAAATGTAAATCCTGAGACTTTAAAGAATTTTGGCCTTGTAAGTGTACAAACCGTGGAAGAGATGAATTTAGGTGCCGTTAAAAATTTTTTAAAGGCATCTTCAAAATCCATATCTGTTGTATCCATTGCTGTAAGCGGGGCGGCTGGACCTTCAAGTCTTGAAGGCAAGCCGCCGGGGACTGTCTGTATTTCTTCTGCTTTTTTTAATAGCAAAAATTTTGATCTGAAAATTTTAGATAATTTTAAAAAGGATTCCCTTATCTTTAAAACATCATCTTATGAATTTTTAGGTTCACGCGATGAAGTGAGAGAGGAAACTTTAAATAAGGCTTTTGAACATATTCTATCCTTAACTAAAAATTATGGATGA
- a CDS encoding bactofilin family protein, which translates to MKRNKYKEKNITVLGKETVFDGVMKFSEALQIEGKFIGAIDSQGSLHISKSADCRVQYVKAASITVEGSVVGSLSAADKVDLKSGCSVKGDISAGKLRIADKVSFEGAVRMIKNNSFPEKNFFSIKSDQLKEQLSRQ; encoded by the coding sequence ATGAAAAGAAATAAATATAAAGAGAAGAATATTACTGTTTTAGGAAAAGAAACCGTCTTTGACGGAGTTATGAAATTTTCAGAGGCCTTACAAATTGAAGGAAAATTTATAGGCGCTATTGATTCTCAAGGCTCTTTACATATATCAAAGAGTGCCGATTGCAGAGTGCAGTATGTAAAAGCCGCTTCCATCACTGTTGAAGGCTCTGTTGTAGGTTCGCTTTCTGCTGCAGATAAAGTCGATTTAAAATCAGGCTGCTCAGTGAAGGGAGATATTAGCGCAGGAAAGTTAAGAATAGCCGATAAGGTTTCATTTGAGGGTGCTGTCAGAATGATTAAAAACAACAGCTTTCCTGAAAAAAATTTTTTTTCTATAAAATCCGATCAGCTTAAAGAACAGCTTAGCCGTCAATAA